A part of Streptomyces sp. DSM 40750 genomic DNA contains:
- a CDS encoding glycoside hydrolase family 43 protein — translation MRVSSVPETGNTITNPVIPGFHPDPSVCRAGDDYYLACSSFEYFPGVPLFHSRDLVHWTQIGNALDRPSQLRLPLDTASSGGIYAPTLRHHDGRFWLIVTNVSGDGNLLFTATDPAGPWSDPIRLSGVHGIDPDIAWDDDGNCWCTTAGVGQIRIDPDTGETLGPSRRLWSGAPGAKAPEAPHLYRIGDYWYLLIAEGGTERGHSVSIARGRTPTGPFEPCPANPILTHRSTDHPIQNTGHADLVQGPDGSWWMVLLGVRPGGGTPGWHVLGRETFLVPVDWVDGWPVVGELSSVMPAPPWPLRPQAVAAEVRDDFDLTELAPRWISLRQRLPEDCTTKERPGWLTLRARGGSLDDADVTFVGRRQQHRSCRVRTLVDVADGHGGLVVRLDERHHYAIEASSGQVRVRARIGPLDTVVASRPTAPGPVVLRVEAAAVQAVNDARTGPDFVSIGIEESDGTFVELASLDGRYLSTEVAGGFTGRVFGMYASAGSVHFDWFDYEPLER, via the coding sequence ATGAGGGTGTCCAGCGTGCCCGAGACGGGCAACACCATCACCAACCCGGTGATCCCCGGCTTCCACCCCGACCCGTCCGTCTGCCGGGCGGGCGACGACTACTACCTCGCGTGCTCCAGCTTCGAATACTTCCCCGGCGTCCCCCTCTTCCACAGCCGGGATCTGGTGCACTGGACCCAGATCGGCAACGCCCTCGACCGCCCGAGTCAGCTGCGTCTGCCGCTCGACACGGCTTCCTCGGGAGGGATCTACGCCCCCACCCTGCGCCACCACGACGGCCGCTTCTGGCTGATCGTCACGAACGTCAGCGGTGACGGCAATCTGCTGTTCACGGCCACCGATCCGGCCGGGCCCTGGTCCGATCCGATCCGGCTGTCCGGTGTGCACGGCATCGACCCGGACATCGCCTGGGACGACGACGGAAACTGCTGGTGCACCACGGCAGGAGTCGGACAGATCCGCATCGATCCCGACACCGGGGAGACGCTCGGACCGTCGCGCCGCCTGTGGTCCGGGGCACCCGGCGCCAAGGCCCCGGAGGCGCCGCACCTGTACCGGATCGGCGACTACTGGTACCTGCTCATCGCCGAAGGCGGCACCGAGCGCGGTCACAGCGTCTCCATCGCCCGCGGCCGCACGCCCACCGGCCCGTTCGAGCCGTGCCCGGCCAACCCGATCCTCACCCACCGGAGCACCGACCACCCCATCCAGAACACCGGCCACGCCGACCTCGTGCAGGGACCCGACGGTTCGTGGTGGATGGTGCTGCTCGGCGTACGGCCGGGCGGTGGCACGCCCGGCTGGCACGTCCTCGGCCGGGAGACGTTCCTGGTGCCGGTCGACTGGGTCGACGGCTGGCCGGTCGTCGGTGAACTGTCGTCCGTCATGCCCGCACCTCCCTGGCCCCTGCGGCCGCAGGCCGTAGCGGCCGAGGTCCGTGACGACTTCGACCTGACCGAGCTGGCCCCGCGCTGGATCTCGCTGCGTCAGCGCCTCCCGGAGGACTGCACCACAAAGGAACGGCCCGGCTGGCTGACCCTGCGTGCGCGCGGCGGATCGCTCGACGACGCCGACGTGACCTTCGTGGGGCGACGGCAGCAACATCGGTCCTGCCGGGTGCGCACCCTGGTCGACGTGGCGGACGGGCACGGTGGCCTGGTGGTTCGTCTCGACGAGCGGCACCACTACGCGATCGAGGCCTCGTCCGGGCAGGTACGGGTGCGTGCCCGCATCGGACCGCTGGACACCGTCGTCGCGTCCCGGCCGACGGCCCCCGGGCCCGTGGTTCTCCGCGTCGAGGCCGCCGCCGTGCAGGCGGTGAACGATGCGCGCACCGGCCCCGACTTCGTCTCGATCGGTATCGAGGAATCGGACGGCACCTTCGTCGAACTCGCCTCGCTGGACGGCCGGTACCTCTCCACGGAGGTCGCCGGCGGTTTCACGGGCCGGGTCTTCGGAATGTACGCCTCAGCCGGCTCCGTGCACTTCGACTGGTTCGACTACGAGCCCCTCGAGCGCTGA
- a CDS encoding LacI family DNA-binding transcriptional regulator, translating into MADYAADGPADKNDGRGDTSRPVTIAYIAESAGVSVPTVSKVINGKSGVSADTRARVEELVNRYGYRKPTGANRNNVVELVFRELKHMWAVEIIRGVERVARRHRVGVMVSEFGLHDTTAPTWDDTVSRRPNCVLSVAQLSEAEREQLKAKGIPFVVFDPAVELPDDVPFVGATNYSGGRIATRHLTELGHRRIAMISGPEDQLYCRARLDGYRSAMQSAGLAVDPGTVVHAPLTGEDGYEAARSLLALPERPTAIFTANDLQALGVYQAAREAGLRIPDDLSVVGFDDLPVVAWVDPPLTTVHQPLTEMAVAATELALTLGRGEDAPQVGLEIATTLTVRGSTAPPRD; encoded by the coding sequence TTGGCGGACTACGCGGCTGACGGGCCGGCGGACAAGAACGACGGACGGGGCGACACGTCCCGGCCGGTCACGATCGCGTACATCGCCGAGTCGGCGGGGGTGTCGGTCCCGACCGTGTCCAAGGTGATCAACGGCAAGTCGGGCGTCTCCGCGGACACCCGCGCACGGGTGGAGGAGCTGGTCAACAGGTACGGCTACCGCAAGCCCACCGGCGCCAACCGGAACAACGTCGTGGAACTCGTGTTCCGCGAGCTCAAGCACATGTGGGCGGTCGAGATCATCCGTGGCGTGGAGCGGGTGGCCCGCCGGCACCGTGTGGGCGTCATGGTGTCGGAGTTCGGACTGCACGACACCACCGCTCCCACCTGGGACGACACCGTCTCCCGGCGCCCGAACTGCGTCCTGTCCGTGGCCCAGCTCTCCGAGGCCGAGCGCGAGCAACTCAAGGCGAAGGGTATCCCGTTCGTCGTCTTCGACCCGGCCGTGGAACTGCCGGACGACGTCCCGTTCGTGGGCGCGACCAACTATTCCGGCGGCCGGATCGCGACGCGTCACCTCACCGAACTCGGGCACCGCCGCATCGCCATGATCAGCGGCCCCGAGGACCAGCTGTACTGCCGTGCCCGCCTGGACGGATACCGCTCCGCGATGCAGTCCGCCGGCCTGGCCGTCGATCCGGGGACCGTGGTGCACGCGCCGCTCACCGGTGAGGACGGCTACGAGGCGGCGCGTTCCCTGCTGGCCCTGCCCGAACGCCCGACGGCCATCTTCACCGCCAACGACCTGCAGGCGCTCGGCGTCTACCAGGCGGCACGCGAGGCCGGCCTGCGTATTCCCGACGACCTGAGCGTCGTCGGCTTCGACGACCTGCCGGTCGTGGCCTGGGTGGACCCGCCCCTGACCACCGTGCACCAGCCCCTGACCGAGATGGCCGTGGCCGCGACCGAGCTGGCGCTCACGCTCGGCCGCGGTGAGGACGCGCCCCAGGTCGGGCTGGAGATCGCGACGACCCTGACGGTCCGGGGCAGCACGGCTCCACCCAGGGACTGA
- a CDS encoding cellulase family glycosylhydrolase, whose amino-acid sequence MTRRLAGFLQRRRRSSRPPRRLTALVLALVLLPLLPATAQAADPPPSAPAARSTVAAMQPGWNLGNTYDAIPDETSWGNPPVTRALLQKVRSQGFKSIRLPVTWGIHQGSAPDYTIDPAWMAKVRQVVDWALDEDLYVLLNMHHDSWMWVNNLSTDHDAVLARYNATWTQIAAEFRDRPSRLVFESINEPTFSDTSADDENYRLLAELNKATHRIVRDSGGGNTNRLLVLPTLYTNADQGRLDALAAELEDLRDPMVATTIHFYGWWPFSVNIAGYTRFDATSEQDLTATFDRAYNTFVARGIPVVIGEYALLAYDHNRPGIVQRGEQRKYFEFLGDYARRRNLTTMLWDAGQFLNRNTLQWRDPELFAQIRSSWTTRSGTASSDMVFLPKSGALTSQDLTLNPNGTDFQGLRHGSRNLLRGRDYTVSGNRLTLTATALTELAGDRAYGVNATLEARFSRGVPWRIDVITYDRPVLSNASGNTGGLTIPTQFRGDMLATMEARYDDGSNAGPASWTSFQQWDTAFSAYTNDSIKLTAEFFTSLRDGSRVTLTFHFWSGATAVYHVTKSGNAVTGSPA is encoded by the coding sequence ATGACGAGGAGACTCGCAGGATTTCTTCAGCGACGGCGCCGGTCGTCGCGCCCCCCACGGAGACTGACGGCACTCGTCCTGGCGCTCGTCCTGCTCCCCCTGCTGCCCGCCACCGCGCAGGCCGCCGATCCCCCGCCCAGTGCCCCGGCCGCCCGCAGCACAGTGGCGGCCATGCAGCCCGGATGGAATCTGGGCAACACCTACGACGCCATCCCCGACGAAACGTCCTGGGGCAACCCTCCGGTGACCCGGGCCCTTCTCCAGAAGGTCAGGTCTCAGGGCTTCAAGAGCATCCGCCTGCCCGTCACCTGGGGCATCCACCAGGGCTCGGCTCCCGACTACACGATCGACCCGGCCTGGATGGCGAAGGTCCGGCAGGTCGTCGACTGGGCGCTGGACGAAGACCTGTATGTGCTGCTCAACATGCACCACGACTCCTGGATGTGGGTCAACAACCTCTCGACGGACCACGACGCGGTCCTCGCCCGCTACAACGCCACCTGGACCCAGATAGCGGCGGAGTTCCGGGACAGGCCCTCCAGGCTGGTGTTCGAGAGCATCAACGAGCCCACGTTCAGCGACACCTCCGCTGACGACGAGAACTACCGGCTGCTGGCCGAGCTCAACAAGGCGACCCACCGGATCGTCCGTGACTCCGGCGGCGGGAACACCAACCGCCTCCTGGTGCTGCCCACGCTGTACACCAACGCCGACCAGGGCCGGCTCGACGCACTGGCCGCCGAACTGGAAGACCTGCGCGACCCCATGGTGGCCACGACGATCCACTTCTACGGCTGGTGGCCGTTCAGCGTGAACATCGCCGGGTACACCCGGTTCGACGCCACCTCGGAGCAGGACCTCACCGCCACCTTCGACCGCGCTTACAACACCTTCGTCGCGCGCGGCATCCCGGTCGTCATCGGCGAGTACGCCCTTCTGGCCTACGACCACAACCGCCCCGGCATCGTCCAGCGGGGCGAGCAGCGCAAGTACTTCGAGTTCCTGGGCGACTACGCCCGCCGACGGAATCTCACCACCATGCTGTGGGACGCCGGTCAGTTCCTGAACCGCAACACCCTGCAGTGGCGCGACCCGGAGCTGTTCGCCCAGATCAGGTCGAGCTGGACCACGCGCTCGGGCACCGCTTCCAGCGACATGGTGTTCCTGCCGAAGTCGGGCGCCCTCACGAGCCAGGACCTCACGCTGAACCCGAACGGCACCGACTTCCAGGGGCTGCGGCACGGCTCCCGCAATCTCCTGCGGGGCAGGGACTACACCGTCTCCGGCAACCGGCTCACCCTGACGGCCACCGCGCTCACGGAGCTGGCCGGCGACCGCGCGTACGGAGTCAACGCGACGCTGGAGGCCAGGTTCTCCCGCGGCGTCCCCTGGCGGATCGATGTGATCACCTACGACAGACCGGTCCTGTCGAACGCCTCGGGGAACACGGGCGGTCTGACGATCCCCACCCAGTTCCGAGGCGACATGCTCGCGACGATGGAGGCCAGGTACGACGACGGGAGCAACGCGGGCCCGGCGAGCTGGACTTCCTTCCAGCAGTGGGACACCGCCTTCTCGGCGTACACCAACGACTCCATCAAGCTCACCGCCGAGTTCTTCACCTCACTGAGGGACGGCTCCCGGGTGACGCTCACCTTCCACTTCTGGAGCGGTGCCACGGCGGTCTACCACGTCACCAAGTCGGGAAACGCCGTGACCGGGTCGCCTGCCTGA
- a CDS encoding LacI family DNA-binding transcriptional regulator: protein MTRGKTGRGGSSPAPSSVDVARLAGVSQKTVSRVFNDEPYVSAEVRRRVLEAAEQLGYRRNNAARALASGRTRSIGVVTLGTALYGPASLLVGVERVVRDTGYALRVVNTMEGDPAGLAGAVDSLLDQGVDGIVISEPIDEQSPGGGEPLRIDVPVIALGAPPPPITAPTVLTAGGGADLMARAATEHLLALGHGTVHHLAGPQRWYAARDRLTGWRAALTEQGREVPPAIEGDWSAASGYLAGRELAENGDVTAVFAANDDMAIGLIRALTEAGRRVPEDVSVVGLDDIPVAAYVTPPLTTVRQPFDAVAQEGLKRLVHAIENPNADALPPSGPPVDLIVRASTAPPPSRTAPAHGRRTAITLRPPYGRPRPGDPKSP, encoded by the coding sequence ATGACGCGAGGAAAGACGGGGCGGGGTGGGAGTTCCCCGGCACCCAGCAGCGTGGACGTGGCCCGTCTGGCCGGCGTCTCCCAGAAGACCGTCTCAAGGGTCTTCAACGACGAGCCGTACGTCTCCGCCGAGGTCCGCCGACGCGTCCTCGAAGCCGCCGAACAGCTCGGCTACCGGCGCAACAACGCCGCCCGGGCACTGGCCTCCGGGCGCACCCGCTCGATCGGCGTGGTCACGCTGGGAACAGCCCTGTACGGACCCGCCTCGCTCCTCGTCGGTGTCGAGCGAGTCGTCCGCGACACGGGATACGCGCTCCGTGTGGTCAACACGATGGAAGGTGACCCGGCAGGCCTCGCCGGCGCCGTGGACTCGCTCCTCGACCAGGGCGTGGACGGCATCGTCATCTCCGAACCGATCGACGAGCAGAGCCCCGGCGGAGGCGAACCCCTCCGCATCGACGTGCCGGTCATCGCCCTCGGTGCACCACCGCCGCCGATCACCGCGCCGACGGTGTTGACGGCAGGGGGCGGCGCGGATCTGATGGCCCGCGCCGCCACCGAACATCTGCTGGCGCTCGGCCACGGGACCGTCCATCACCTGGCCGGCCCGCAGCGGTGGTACGCCGCCCGGGACCGCCTGACGGGATGGCGGGCGGCACTGACCGAACAGGGCCGGGAAGTACCTCCGGCCATCGAGGGCGACTGGTCGGCCGCGTCCGGTTACCTGGCGGGGCGCGAACTGGCCGAGAACGGCGATGTCACCGCGGTCTTCGCCGCCAACGACGACATGGCGATCGGCCTGATCCGCGCGCTGACGGAGGCCGGTCGGCGCGTGCCGGAGGACGTCAGCGTGGTCGGCCTCGACGACATCCCCGTCGCCGCCTATGTGACTCCTCCCCTGACCACGGTGCGGCAGCCGTTCGACGCCGTGGCGCAGGAGGGACTCAAGCGTCTGGTGCACGCCATCGAGAACCCGAACGCGGACGCCTTGCCGCCGAGCGGACCACCGGTCGACCTCATCGTCCGGGCGTCGACAGCACCACCGCCCAGCCGGACGGCCCCGGCTCACGGGCGACGCACCGCGATCACGCTTCGGCCGCCGTACGGACGCCCTCGCCCGGGCGATCCGAAGTCGCCCTGA
- a CDS encoding ABC transporter substrate-binding protein gives MRTTSRGLFAALALSPLLVGCFASGESGAGTGGPAGPAGRLRIALAVPPVQALSPYSNDATVLSKLSVAEGLTALDEDGAAAPALAKSWTQKNATTWSFELREATFQDGTDVTAESVVSALAHANEAETKPRVLSDVTLTAKADDADTVTITTENADPVLPLRLASPALGILSPKAYAKDGTVSPVGTGTGPFEITRLTGKTKATLNRYDGYWGGEAKASGIDVSWIADGTARANALRSGDVDIAEWIPTAQAKLLDENTRHEVPSVRTDSLILNTASGLLADATLRSAAREAVDGGVLVDSVFGGYADPAEGLFGPAVSWAADQRVEVTGRAEAATTAEVKAKTKDKTLRLATYTNRAELPEAATVLQQQLEKAGFTVKQDVREYTQMEADLLAGRYDALVFSRVTLLDTGDAVAYLASDYTGDGVYNIAGLKDAKVDQAIKSAAEEGDTAERQKKIMQAEAEILRTDAVVPLVHEKVVQGIADDVEGVLLDPRERSLVDVDTRLK, from the coding sequence ATGCGCACCACCTCCCGCGGCCTCTTCGCGGCGCTCGCTCTGAGCCCCCTGCTGGTCGGTTGTTTCGCGTCGGGTGAGAGTGGGGCGGGTACAGGTGGCCCCGCGGGACCGGCCGGTCGGCTGAGGATCGCTCTCGCCGTGCCGCCGGTACAGGCCCTGTCGCCGTACAGCAACGACGCCACCGTACTCAGCAAGCTCTCCGTGGCCGAGGGCCTCACCGCGCTGGACGAGGACGGTGCCGCCGCACCCGCCCTGGCGAAGTCCTGGACCCAGAAGAACGCCACGACCTGGTCCTTCGAGCTGCGCGAGGCCACGTTCCAGGACGGCACCGACGTCACCGCCGAGTCGGTCGTCAGCGCCCTCGCCCACGCGAACGAGGCGGAGACCAAGCCCCGCGTCCTCAGCGATGTGACGCTGACCGCCAAGGCCGACGACGCCGACACCGTCACGATCACCACCGAGAACGCGGACCCGGTCCTCCCGCTGCGACTCGCCAGCCCCGCCCTCGGCATCCTCTCCCCGAAGGCGTACGCGAAGGACGGCACCGTCAGCCCGGTCGGCACCGGCACCGGCCCCTTCGAGATCACCAGGCTCACCGGCAAGACGAAGGCCACGCTCAACCGCTACGACGGCTACTGGGGCGGCGAGGCCAAGGCGTCCGGTATCGACGTCAGCTGGATAGCCGACGGCACCGCCCGCGCGAACGCCCTGCGCAGCGGCGACGTCGACATCGCCGAGTGGATCCCCACCGCCCAGGCGAAGCTCCTCGACGAGAACACCCGTCACGAGGTGCCCTCCGTGCGCACCGACAGCCTGATCCTCAACACCGCGAGCGGTCTCCTCGCCGACGCCACGCTGCGGTCGGCCGCCCGCGAGGCCGTGGACGGCGGAGTCCTCGTCGACTCCGTCTTCGGCGGCTACGCCGACCCCGCGGAGGGCCTGTTCGGGCCCGCCGTCTCCTGGGCCGCCGACCAGCGGGTCGAGGTGACAGGCCGGGCCGAGGCCGCGACCACCGCAGAGGTGAAGGCGAAGACCAAGGACAAGACCCTGCGCCTGGCCACCTACACCAACCGCGCCGAACTCCCCGAGGCCGCGACCGTCCTGCAGCAGCAGCTGGAGAAGGCCGGGTTCACCGTGAAGCAGGACGTACGGGAGTACACGCAGATGGAGGCCGACCTCCTCGCGGGCAGGTACGACGCGCTCGTCTTCTCCCGGGTCACGCTCCTCGACACCGGCGACGCGGTGGCCTACCTCGCCAGCGACTACACCGGCGACGGCGTCTACAACATCGCGGGCCTGAAGGACGCGAAGGTCGACCAGGCCATCAAGTCCGCCGCCGAGGAAGGCGACACGGCCGAGCGGCAGAAGAAGATCATGCAGGCCGAGGCGGAGATCCTGCGCACCGACGCCGTCGTCCCGTTGGTCCACGAGAAGGTCGTGCAGGGCATCGCCGACGACGTCGAGGGCGTCCTCCTCGACCCCCGCGAGCGCTCCCTGGTCGACGTCGACACCCGCCTGAAGTAG
- a CDS encoding ABC transporter permease subunit, with the protein MSITSSAGAHGLPPRWRTGAGRVVAGTALLTAVAFLPWLSGNDPALTVLRARSAEQDPTPAQLTAVREQLGLDDGPFAHLARWLDGLTRGDAGTSWVSGEPVLPQVMTAFAVSLTLMLGALLVTVTVAALVCARTLHLGSRRRLRQGKAGAGAAVLAALPKFLLASLLATVCGVWLGWFPSQGWAGPRSMVLPALALGVPSGAMIGGLLDQSLPAAFHEPWARTWRAFGLPPGRIARTALRRALSGVLPQLLPTVVALVGGAVAVEKIFNIPGLGRLALEAATAQDLPPLQTATLALVLLGVCAGLLIQAVRRALLGPALRDGALPALHPPALSRPRSLPWVIGFCALTLLTLVVAGLLRDPLHVDTTARLLPPSVAHPLGTDSLGRDLLARLGHGALRTAGVAFAVTAVSALLGLLIGMATQVGAGLTEVVSTLPAVLAGLLTTAVTGPSVWGAACAVCLVAWTPYAAQTAALLEQERASGHMLASISFGAGPSYLLRHHLLPAALPALVRNALLRLPTTVLVLASLGFLGLGEQPPTPEWGRLLSENQPYVELAPWTVLAPATALILLSVLTVSGTASPRNRPRRHTDGRADARRPARAA; encoded by the coding sequence ATGAGCATCACGTCGTCGGCCGGCGCCCATGGTCTCCCGCCCCGGTGGCGCACGGGGGCCGGCCGCGTCGTCGCCGGGACCGCGCTGCTGACGGCCGTCGCCTTCCTGCCCTGGCTGTCCGGCAACGACCCCGCGCTGACCGTCCTGCGCGCCCGCTCCGCCGAACAGGACCCGACCCCGGCGCAGCTGACCGCCGTACGCGAGCAACTGGGCCTCGACGACGGGCCGTTCGCCCATCTCGCGCGGTGGCTGGACGGTCTGACGCGCGGGGACGCGGGCACCTCCTGGGTGTCCGGCGAACCGGTCCTGCCCCAGGTGATGACCGCCTTCGCGGTCTCTCTCACGCTGATGCTCGGCGCACTGCTCGTCACTGTCACGGTCGCCGCGCTGGTCTGCGCCCGCACCCTCCACCTCGGCTCCCGGCGGCGACTGCGGCAGGGGAAGGCCGGCGCCGGGGCGGCCGTCCTGGCCGCGCTGCCCAAGTTCCTGCTCGCCTCGCTGCTCGCGACGGTGTGCGGGGTGTGGCTGGGCTGGTTCCCCTCCCAGGGCTGGGCGGGACCGCGGTCGATGGTGCTGCCCGCGCTCGCCCTCGGGGTGCCCTCAGGGGCGATGATCGGCGGACTGCTCGACCAGTCCCTGCCCGCCGCCTTCCACGAGCCCTGGGCACGGACCTGGCGCGCCTTCGGCCTCCCGCCCGGCCGTATCGCGCGCACCGCGCTGCGCCGCGCGCTGTCCGGGGTTCTGCCGCAGCTCCTGCCGACCGTCGTCGCCCTGGTCGGCGGCGCGGTCGCGGTGGAGAAGATCTTCAACATCCCGGGACTCGGCCGTCTCGCGCTGGAGGCCGCCACCGCCCAGGATCTGCCGCCGCTCCAGACGGCGACGCTGGCCCTGGTCCTGCTGGGCGTCTGCGCCGGCCTCCTGATCCAGGCAGTACGTCGCGCGCTGCTCGGTCCGGCCCTGCGGGACGGCGCCCTGCCCGCCCTGCACCCGCCCGCCCTGTCACGGCCCCGCTCACTGCCCTGGGTCATCGGCTTCTGCGCCCTCACCCTGCTCACCCTCGTCGTGGCCGGCCTGCTGCGCGATCCCCTGCACGTGGACACGACGGCCCGGCTGCTCCCACCGTCCGTCGCACACCCGTTGGGCACCGACTCACTGGGCCGTGACCTTCTGGCCCGGCTGGGCCACGGAGCCCTGCGCACGGCCGGTGTGGCCTTCGCGGTGACAGCGGTCAGCGCCCTCCTCGGACTTCTGATCGGCATGGCGACCCAGGTGGGGGCGGGCCTGACCGAAGTGGTCTCGACCCTGCCGGCCGTCCTCGCCGGACTGCTCACGACCGCGGTGACCGGACCGTCCGTCTGGGGCGCCGCGTGCGCGGTGTGCCTGGTGGCCTGGACCCCGTACGCCGCCCAGACGGCCGCCCTGCTCGAACAGGAACGGGCCAGCGGCCATATGCTCGCGTCGATCTCCTTCGGCGCCGGCCCCTCCTACCTCCTGCGCCACCACCTGCTGCCCGCGGCCCTGCCCGCGCTGGTGCGCAACGCCCTGCTACGGCTGCCCACCACGGTCCTCGTCCTGGCCTCCCTCGGCTTCCTCGGCCTGGGCGAACAGCCGCCCACCCCGGAGTGGGGCCGCCTGCTCTCGGAGAATCAGCCCTACGTGGAACTGGCCCCCTGGACCGTCCTCGCCCCCGCCACCGCCCTCATCCTCCTCTCCGTCCTCACCGTCTCCGGCACGGCATCACCACGCAACAGGCCCCGACGCCACACCGACGGGCGCGCCGACGCAAGGAGACCTGCCCGGGCCGCCTGA
- a CDS encoding SDR family oxidoreductase → MAAGDTPLTTSQFAAGVPLGRIGHPDEVANVVAFLASEQSSFVLGANLYVDGGENQT, encoded by the coding sequence GTGGCCGCGGGAGACACGCCCCTCACCACGTCACAGTTCGCCGCGGGTGTCCCACTGGGCCGGATCGGACACCCGGACGAGGTCGCCAACGTGGTGGCTTTCCTCGCTTCCGAGCAGAGCAGCTTCGTTCTCGGGGCCAACCTGTACGTCGACGGCGGCGAGAACCAAACCTGA
- a CDS encoding NAD(P)H-binding protein encodes MFPNAPAELKGMTEAVTGSGLDYTIARITNPTDKPATGRIRSGFLGHDKVGSAMSRADIAAFLVSQLTETRYRRAMPAISN; translated from the coding sequence ATGTTCCCCAATGCGCCGGCCGAGCTGAAGGGCATGACCGAGGCCGTCACCGGCTCCGGCCTCGACTACACCATCGCCCGCATCACCAACCCGACCGACAAGCCCGCCACCGGCCGTATCCGCTCCGGGTTCCTCGGCCACGACAAGGTCGGCTCCGCCATGAGCCGCGCCGACATCGCCGCGTTCCTCGTCTCCCAACTCACCGAAACCCGCTACCGGCGGGCCATGCCCGCCATCAGCAACTGA
- a CDS encoding NAD(P)H-binding protein — MERAGRFCCTLNLTHSHLTVITGQLSDREAVEQAVNGADAVISALGPSLKRSMTGTAVTDGTRTVVRVMEAQKVARFIGLATPSLADPQDKPHWKHKVLPGWPGRCSPMRRPS; from the coding sequence GTGGAACGGGCAGGCCGCTTCTGTTGTACGCTCAACCTCACCCACTCCCACCTCACGGTGATCACCGGGCAACTGTCCGACCGCGAGGCCGTCGAGCAGGCCGTCAACGGAGCCGACGCGGTGATCAGCGCGCTGGGCCCGTCCCTGAAACGGTCCATGACCGGCACCGCGGTGACCGACGGAACCCGCACCGTCGTGCGGGTCATGGAGGCGCAGAAGGTGGCCCGGTTCATCGGCCTGGCCACGCCCTCACTGGCCGATCCGCAGGACAAGCCGCACTGGAAGCACAAGGTGCTGCCCGGCTGGCCGGGGAGATGTTCCCCAATGCGCCGGCCGAGCTGA